A genomic stretch from Mesoplodon densirostris isolate mMesDen1 chromosome 3, mMesDen1 primary haplotype, whole genome shotgun sequence includes:
- the LOC132485356 gene encoding large ribosomal subunit protein eL21-like yields the protein MTNTKGKRRGTRYMFSRPFRKHGAAPLATYMRIYKKGDIVDIKGTGTVQKGMPHKCYHGKTGGVYSVTQHAVGIIVNKQVKGKILAKRINVRIKHVKHSKSQDSFLKRVKENDQKKKEAKEKGTWVQLKSQPAPPREAHLVRTNGKEPELLEPIPYEFMA from the coding sequence ATGACCAacacaaagggaaagaggaggggcaCCCGCTACATGTTCTCTAGGCCTTTTAGAAAACACGGAGCTGCTCCTTTGGCCACATACATGCGAATCTACAAGAAAGGTGATATTGTAGATATCAAGGGAACGGGCACTGTTCAAAAAGGAATGCCCCACAAATGTTACCATGGCAAAACTGGGGGAGTCTACAGTGTTACTCAGCATGCTGTTGGCATCATTGTAAACAAACAAGTTAAGGGCAAGATTCTTGCCAAGAGAATTAATGTGCGTATCAAGCATGTTAAGCACTCTAAGAGCCAAGATAGCTTCCTGAAACGAGTGAaggaaaatgatcagaaaaagaaggaagccaaAGAGAAAGGTACTTGGGTTCAGCTGAAGAGCCAGCCTGCTCCACCCAGGGAAGCACACCTCGTGAGAACCAATGGAAAAGAGCCTGAACTGCTGGAGCCCATTCCCTATGAATTCATGGCATGA